CGAACTTGAGGGCCACCGGCGCGATCGAGAGGTCGAGGGCCTTGCCGAGCTTCTCGACCACGAAGCGCTCGGCCGGGGTCACCAGCGAGACGACCAGCCCCTCGCGGCCCATGCGCCCGGCGCGGCCGGCGCGGTGCAGGTAGTGCTCGGCGTCGGTCGGAAGGTCCAGGTTGAAGACGTGGGTCAGGTGGGAGAAATCGAGCCCCCGCGCGCCCATCTCGCTGGTGACCAGCACCTGGATCTGGCCCTCGCGGAAGGCCTTGAGGATGGCGCCGCGGTCCAGCTTGTGCGCGCCGCCGTGCAGGGCGGCGGCCTTGAGGCCCTTGAAGCTCAGCTTGCCGACGATTTCCTCGGTCTGCTTGCTCGAGTTGACGAAGACCATGGCGGCCTTGGGCTGGCAGGCATGGATCAGCTTGCGCAGGGCGTCGGTCTTGTGGCCCTCGACCTCCATGTACGCGTGCGAGAGGTTGGGGGGCAGCTTGTAGCTGGCCGCCACGTGGACGTGCTCGGGATCCTTCATCCAGCGCTCGGCGACTTCCCGCACCTCGGGGGTGATGGTCGCCGACGCGAAGAGGGTCTGGCGATCGCGCGAGACCGACTTGAGCACCCGGATCAGATCGGTCTTGAAGGTGGGGTCGAGCAAGTGATCGACCTCGTCGAGCACCAGCAGGCGGGTGGCCTGGGTCTTGAGCTTGCCGTCGTTGATGAGCTCCGCGAGGCGCCCCGGGGTGCCCACCACCAGGTGCGGCTTCTTCTTGAGGCGCTCGATCTGGTGGCGGACGTTGGCCCCCCCGATCAGCTGCTGGGCGACGAGCCCGGTGCCCTCGAGCAGCCGCGTGAGCTCGTGGAAGATCTGCATGCCCAGCTCGCGGGTGGGCACGGCGATGATGGCCTGGACGGTGCGATCCTCGGGCTTGAGGCGGCTCAGCACCGGCAGGAGGAAGGCCAGGGTCTTGCCCGTGCCGGTCTGCGACTGGATGAGGACGTCCTTGCCTTCCATGACCAGGGGGATGGCGGTGGCCTGGACCTCGGTCGGCTCGGTGAGCCGCATGCGCTCCAGCGCCTCGACCAGGAAGGGGGCGATCGCGAGTTCTGCGAAGGTGGGCAAGGGGGAACCTCTCTGAAATGGACGCCGGGGCGGGAAAGGCTTCCATTATAGAGGCTCGGGCGCCCACGGGGATAGCTGCGTTAGGCGCTCTTGGTCTGCCGCTTCGGGATGAGCGGCGTCGCGACGACCGGGGGCAGGGTGGGCCTGGCGATCAAGTAGCCCTGGACGAAGGTGGCGCCGTGCTCGCGGATCCACTCCAGCTCCTCGATGACCTCGACGCCCTCGGCGACGGTCTGGATGCCGAGCTGCTGGGCGATCTCGAGGATCTTGCCGGTGATGAGGGCCTTGTAGGGGTCCAGGTGGACGTCCCGGATGAGGGCCATGTCCAGCTTGACGTAGTCGGGTCGCAGCTGATGCAGGAGGTTGAGGGTCGAGTGGCCGGCGCCCAGGTCGTCGAGGGCAACGCTGAAGCCGGCGTCGCGCCAGTAGGAGACGATGGCCTTGAGGTGCGCCAGGTCGCGCGTGTGGTCGGACTCGACCAGCTCGAACACCACGTGCTCGCGCGGGATCTGGGCCTCGTCCACGGCCTGGACGGTGCTGCGCAGGGAGACGGCGGGGTCGTCGATGCCGCCTGGGTTGAAGTTGATGAAGACGTGGCGGTCGATGCCGTAGCGGCGCGCCTCGCGGATGGCCGTGCGCCTTGCCAAGAGGTCCAGCTGATCGATGAGGTCCGCCCTGCGCGCCAGCGCGAGGATCTGGTTGGGAAAGGCCAGCCGCCCATCAGGCTCGATTCCCCGCATCAGGGCCTCGTGGGCGAAGATGTTGGAGGTATCGGCGGCATGAACGATGGGCTGGAAGTGGCTGGTGAGGCGCTCCTCGAGCAGCAGGTCCAGCAGCCAGCCGGACAAGGAGCGGGTGATGAGATCCTTCAAGGAGGTGACCCGGGCGAAGTCAGTGAACACCGGCTCGTCGCTCCCGGTCAGGAACAGGGCCCGGACCTCTTCCTGGATTTCGGGCCGCAGGGCCGCGTCGAACGCCTCCATCACGGCCCGGTGCAGGCCCGGGCCCACGGGAAGCCAGATGCACTGCTCCTCTTCCAGGTAGTGGTAGGCTTGCCCGGCACCTTCCAGGTGGCGCATGACCTGGCGCAGGCTGCGGTCGGTGGGGAAGCCCAGGAGGAGGCGCCCGCCGGTGGCGTGAAGGGACGTCAGGGGCGCGCACTCGGAGGAGACGTGAAGCTTCTTGTCGAGCATGCGTGAGCCTCTCCTCGTGCGGGGGATGGCGCCAGCGGTGCAGCGGGCAGGACGAGCGAACGAGCGTCCACGTCCAACATTATTCCCGGCGTGCGGTCATCGAAACGAGGGTTGTGGCGAGCTTGCGTTAATTTTCAGCTAAGCGACTCTCTCCTGGAGATTGCGGCAGGGGGGATTTGACCGGAAAACGACGCGCTGGACGAAAAAAAGCTCCCGATCGCCGATCGAGGGACTGGCAGGGGATCTGGCCTTTCCGTTTGGTTAACCTGGTCTTCAAGGGTATGTTAGCCTTAAGTTAAGCCGTCACTAACCTCAAAGACGAGGAGAGAGCCATGCTCAAGAAGTCCGTCCTGATTGCCCTCGGGCTTGCGACCGCGCTTGCGGGCTGCGCCCTTCCTTCCGGCCTCTCGACGGCCGGCGGCTCGACCGGGAGCAAGGCCCGCGCGAGCGGCATCCCCGCGGAGTACTACGCCAAGGCCCAGACGGCCGAGGGCCAGCAACTCCTCGCGGCGCTCCATGCCATCGTCACCCCCCACAAGGACCTGGGCTACGACCAGGGCCGCGACCTGATGTTCGGCTCGGTGGACGACCTCGACAACGACAACGTGGTCGTCGGCGTCTACGACGGCACGCGCCGCCCCGGCATCTCCGATCGGGGCTCGGCGAGCAGCAAGGACATGAACGCCGAGCACACCTGGCCCCAGAGCAAGGGCGCCACCAACGCAGCCAAGGCGGATCTTCACCACCTCTTCCCCGCCGACATGGAGCTCAACGCCCGCCGCGGCAGCTATCCCTTCGGCGAGGTCCTGACCCCCACCTACGTCACGCCCGAGGCGGACGCTCAAGGCGAGCACAGCCGCCTTGGCCCCAACGCCGGCGGCAAGATCGTCTTCGAGCCCCGGCCGAGCGAGCGGGGCAACGTCGCCCGCGCCCTGCTGTACTTCTACACCTGCTACGCGGTGAAGCCCACCAGCGTCAACGTGTCGCTCGACAACTTCCGCGTCGAGCTGCCCGTGATCCTCAAGTGGCACCAGCAGGACCCGGTCGATGCCGCCGAGCGCGATCGCAACGACGCCGTCTACGAGGTCCAGAAGAATCGCAACCCGTACGTCGATCACCCCGAGTACGTGGCCAAGATCGGCGCCGGCTGGGGGCTTTGATTTCGTAACCAAGCCATGCTTTGATAGAGGACGGCTTTCTAGCCGGCTCGCAGGTCTGGGGATAGGTGCAGGCGTCACCGTTTCGAACCGATCCCGATGTTAGAACATCCTTGCGAACCTCACTTTCCCCCCACCCATTGGAGAACCCCATGAACAAAGAAGAACTCGTCAGCGCCATCGCCAAGGAAGCGAACCTGAGCAAGGCCGTGGCCGAGCAGGCCCTCAACGCCACCGTCACCTCGATCACCAAGGCCCTCGCCGCCGGCGACAAGGTCACCCTGGTCGGCTTCGGCACCTTCGAAGTGCGCGATCGCGCCGCCCGCGAGGGCCGCAACCCCAAGACCGGCGAGACCCTCAAGATCGACGCCAAGCGCGTTCCCGCCTGGTCGGCCGGCAAGGCCGTCAAGGACGCGGTCGAGAGCAAGAAGTAAGCTTCAATCGCTTCGACGAAACCGCCCCCGGCTGCAGCCGGG
This DNA window, taken from Pantanalinema sp., encodes the following:
- a CDS encoding DEAD/DEAH box helicase, which codes for MPTFAELAIAPFLVEALERMRLTEPTEVQATAIPLVMEGKDVLIQSQTGTGKTLAFLLPVLSRLKPEDRTVQAIIAVPTRELGMQIFHELTRLLEGTGLVAQQLIGGANVRHQIERLKKKPHLVVGTPGRLAELINDGKLKTQATRLLVLDEVDHLLDPTFKTDLIRVLKSVSRDRQTLFASATITPEVREVAERWMKDPEHVHVAASYKLPPNLSHAYMEVEGHKTDALRKLIHACQPKAAMVFVNSSKQTEEIVGKLSFKGLKAAALHGGAHKLDRGAILKAFREGQIQVLVTSEMGARGLDFSHLTHVFNLDLPTDAEHYLHRAGRAGRMGREGLVVSLVTPAERFVVEKLGKALDLSIAPVALKFGQLVGADGKQA
- a CDS encoding EAL domain-containing protein produces the protein MLDKKLHVSSECAPLTSLHATGGRLLLGFPTDRSLRQVMRHLEGAGQAYHYLEEEQCIWLPVGPGLHRAVMEAFDAALRPEIQEEVRALFLTGSDEPVFTDFARVTSLKDLITRSLSGWLLDLLLEERLTSHFQPIVHAADTSNIFAHEALMRGIEPDGRLAFPNQILALARRADLIDQLDLLARRTAIREARRYGIDRHVFINFNPGGIDDPAVSLRSTVQAVDEAQIPREHVVFELVESDHTRDLAHLKAIVSYWRDAGFSVALDDLGAGHSTLNLLHQLRPDYVKLDMALIRDVHLDPYKALITGKILEIAQQLGIQTVAEGVEVIEELEWIREHGATFVQGYLIARPTLPPVVATPLIPKRQTKSA
- a CDS encoding endonuclease, translating into MLKKSVLIALGLATALAGCALPSGLSTAGGSTGSKARASGIPAEYYAKAQTAEGQQLLAALHAIVTPHKDLGYDQGRDLMFGSVDDLDNDNVVVGVYDGTRRPGISDRGSASSKDMNAEHTWPQSKGATNAAKADLHHLFPADMELNARRGSYPFGEVLTPTYVTPEADAQGEHSRLGPNAGGKIVFEPRPSERGNVARALLYFYTCYAVKPTSVNVSLDNFRVELPVILKWHQQDPVDAAERDRNDAVYEVQKNRNPYVDHPEYVAKIGAGWGL
- a CDS encoding HU family DNA-binding protein — encoded protein: MNKEELVSAIAKEANLSKAVAEQALNATVTSITKALAAGDKVTLVGFGTFEVRDRAAREGRNPKTGETLKIDAKRVPAWSAGKAVKDAVESKK